TGGAATTGTGATAGAGGCACATAGTTACATGTGCTCAACTTGGGAGTTTCaagtttccaaataaataacaaagCTCTAATGAGTAATTAGGGCTCCAAATGTAGCTAGATGCTGTTCAGCTACTTTCCCCCCAGAGTGGTCATTATTTTGAAAGCAGAAgtttatttacctgttctaatGGGATTCCCAATTCTGCTTGCAATCGTCTTTGTGCAGCTCGTCTGACACCAATTGCATTATTTTCTTCCAGTTCTAGTGGTGTGCTGAGGGGATGACTGCAACAGGTGTTGGTAAAGCAATCTACCAAGAATTAATGTGGATTAATATTTCTGAGCATAGACTATACAAGGAAATAAGTGGTTCATCCCATCAACTTAGAAGCTGTTCCAAAGGACTGGAGGACCCTTGGGAATCCAGTTCAGACATTCATCAACTCAGATGAGTATTTCATAACTGACACTACCTTAAAGGTACCTTAAGGTTTCAAATAATGCAATATACACTAAATCCTCTAGTACAGATTATTGTTGGATTCAAAGACCAAGTTTATATTCCAACACAAATTTTTCTCTATGTATTCCTTCtgggaatcatcatcatcatcatcatcatcaatattgcATTATGTATCAAAATACATACCAGGGAAAGTGATTTTTgcatctgatctctgttgcaaaagcagtttattcTCTGAATCGAACAAGAAAACACTGAAAGCACGATGCAGCAGTCCTGTAACACAGAGATatggaagtaattttttttaaatggcgacCTTTAAGAATGGTAAATTTATTCCTTGTTTTCAGTTTAGTGTTTCTATAACATCAGCTAAATGCAGCTGTGAGCTTTTCTTTTAAGGTGATTTCTTACTGAAATAGAAGAATTACAGAAAACTCTACATCTTCCTTTGGAAGAAGTGAAACCATGATTGAAAGCTTGATTGATACATGGTTCTATCCCTGTCATGGCTTAACATCACCTATTATCTTCCAGATTTTAATAGCCAGCCATTCAGCAAAAGCTGCTACAGAATTAACTTTTTAAAGTGTTTAGAAACCTTTTTTGgttaaataaaaacacaatatattCACTAATATGTCTGTACAGAGGAGACTTGACTATCAATACTTGCAGTGCTAAAATATAGCTAAAATGTGTTGCCCTTGCTTGGATTTCAAGGGAATGGCAGGACCCATTTGTGGGTACCTGGAAGCCAGTCAGCAAGCTCAAGTGGCTCTTCAACTTCTTTTTCATTACGCATCAGCAATTCATGCTTGTCTTGGAGATGGACTTATAAGATCAGCTGGTTCATCTACATTAGCCTCACTGTCTGGTTTCATATCCTCCAGCTTTCCTTTCATCACCTTATAAAACTGGACCACAAACCCTGGAAGCATTTAAATTGTACCTGACAGGACAAGTGTTCAATTCAACTGGAATTTGGGGCAAAACatctttaaataaaatgaatgggAAAATACCTTTTTCAATGTTTTCATTGAGATGGCAGTTTTTCTTGGTCTCTGCCCCAATTATGTTGTCATTTTCATCAATAACGATGCACATCTCTGCCAGCAGCTGTACTTGTTGCCTATCCAGATCATCTGTATTTATTTCTGGCATGGCTGCGATAGTGATCTTTCTATGGAAAATATGAATTACATCCCTCAAATACActgttatataaatatttaatcagCCACATAGATCATTCCTATTAAATGGTTCATCAGTTATGTTTAAATGTGGGATTTCTTGTCTATTACAGTGTGCATCTGATTATAccatttttatctttttgtatATACATTTTAGTGCTGCATCTaatggtttgttttttgttccttGGCTTGTAGCAATTCTtaagacatgtttttttttaattatgtatgTTTACTTCATTAGCCATCTCAGTAGTCCTTACCAAGGCTGAaagattttgtaaaataaatcaataaaatactggttagaatgctggactaggaccTGGTTCAACTCCTCATATGCCGGAATGCTGAAAAGCAGGCTAAATATTAAATAAGTACGTGTTTTACAACCAGAATGCTACTAAGTTACATAGAATACCCTCAAGACTCCCTTCCCTTAATAACTGAAGCTTATGCTCTGCTTCTTTGATCATCGTCCAGAATTCTCTCCCAACTCAGAATTAAATCCACATCAGAGGTAAGTCTTCACTTGTTTTAGCTGGCCCTTCCCAAGGCAAGAAACATGAGCATACAATCCCAAAGAAACGTATGGAACAGCACATTCCAGTGACTCTGTAAGCCTTACTTAAGCATGCCTAGGAATGTGCTGTCAACCAACCACTGTATCAGGGGAAGGGGGTgcaatgtccatgggctacaattcccatgagccccggccatcataatgctggcaggggctcatgggaattgtagtccactattTGGAGAGCCactatttggccacccctgcactacatcagactagtgaaagggggggggggaaagaagaagacacTGATCACTCTTCCCCAGATCCATTTTGACTTCACGCcctccctatgaggtaggctaggctgaaagataAGAATCAGGTTCTAAAGCGCCCTGAGAAAGCGGGTCATAAATGCAATTATTATGCGATCATTATTCTTGTTGTTCTAACCACGACGCCCTCCAGCAACACAGCCCGTGCACACGCAAGGCTTCCAGTTGGTCCCCGGGCCTCCGTTCTCGCAGCTGACGCTTGCTCGGCCTGGAGAAGGAAGCCCCGAGCTTAATGGAGCCTCCATACACAGACGCAGTGTAGCCTCTGAAACGGGGCCGGGAAAGCCCGACGAGGCAGCGGGGACTTGACGGAACCGGCGCCCGCGACCTCCCTTCCGTCCTTACCGCGCTCCACTTCCAggccacgccgccctgccccTCAGGCCGGCGAAAGGAAGCGGCGACGGGAAGTCCGTAGGGCCAAAGCACCGCCGCCCCTGACACACCGCAGTAAATGGAACGCGTTGCGCCGCCGCCCCGTCCCCACCTGGCCCGACAGCTCCAGCAACCGTCACCAACCGCCGCGCCGCGCGCCACATCGCCACTCGCCCCTCCTCTCCGCGTCCCCGACCAATAGCGACGCGCTCAGCTCCGCGCGTCACTCCGTGGGCCGATCGCGCCACCGCAACGATGCGCGAAAAGCCCACCGCTCGTCTGCCCAATCGGGATCCAGGAGGTGCGCTCCGGCCTGGAGGCTGACCAATAGGAAAGGAGCCGCGTGTGGCGAGAGCGGGATTGGCCCAGAGTCAAAGAGCGAAAGTCGTCGAGGCAGGAAAGGGGCGGGGCCACGAGACTGCAGGAAGAGCCTAATGGCAGAGGCCGTAAAAGGAAGGAGGCGGGACTGGCGTGGCGCTAGGGGTGGGGCATATGGAAGAGCCAATGAGGAGGAGCTAATGGGAAATTGACTAATAAgggaagggttgggtttttttttgttttgcagcctTTTTGGGAAGAGGGCTTCTGTACCGCTGGTTCAGCTTTGTGCTGCTTGGTTGCCAACCActaggtggtgactggagatctcccggattTATAGCTATTCTCCTGATGACATGGATTCAGTCCTTAGGGGAAAAGGCCACTTTcaaaggtggactttatggacATACTTGTTCCTTatacctagagttgccagctcttgcgtgggttggttatttatttatttcattcctggatttggggtggggagggaccttagggGAGTATGATGCTGAATGGTTATCCATGGTttgtaattggatgggagaccaccaagaatgtCAGGGTCactttgcagagaaaggcaactGCAAACCATGTCTGCTAGTCTCCTGCTTTCAAAACCCTGTGGGGGTGCCGTAAGTTGGCTTTGACTTGACAGCGGACACTGCGGATAAAACGTGTGTTTAATAGATAATGGTCTTTAATCGCTTTTTAATGAAGGCTTTAAGAGCAACAACCTATTCAGACTTGTTTGGTGGAGCAGAAATCTGCCGATACAGATCTCCACTGCAATGTTATATAACCAAACTGTTCTCAAGGTTCAGTTAAACCACACAAATACAGCCGGTGAAAGGGATCTAGATTTCCAAGTGAAATCGTTTCAGTTTTGCAAAGTTggtgacggagcttaaacagttccgcagggcctgcaataaggagctcttccgccaggcatttggttgagaccaggcacaaccaacagcgaatgaagggcccccgctccccccccttcctcccagaactccaccagagcgctctggacctgttgtggtattgcaatgttgcatcgttatactatttattatattgttatactgttatactgttatactgttattaattactgtatgtttttaacaaagactgtttcatgtattgttgattagtttaatgtaaactgccctgagccttcggggagggcggtatataaatctaaaaaataaaataaaaataaatgaattggaTAGGGTATTATTAGAATTACAGTttcattattgttatattgtattgtcATGTTGTGAGCCAGCTTGACCTCCAttctgggggtgggatgggataaTCTATTTGATCAAAGAGCACCATGTTTTGCTGGGATTGCTCCATGGGATTGTGATCCTGTGTGGCCAGAGGTTACAGTCAAGAATGCAAATTCCAGTTTTGGAAATTTGTggattgaggagggggagggaactgaGTAggagatgtgatgccatagagtctgttCTCCAGAGGtagcatttcctccaggggaactgatctctatcacctggaaatGAGTTAGAATTCCAGGCgaactccaggctgcacctggaggctaGCCATCCTGATACCCAGAACTGTGAGTATACTCCCTCTGATTCCAGGAAGGATTACACTGGTGAGTGTCAACAGTGTTGTGATGCACTACCCACTTATACGCAGGAGCAACCCAACTTTCCTGATGTATCCAGGCTAGCTGGTCTTATCGGATCTCCCTGGTACTACAGTCAGCATGAAAACCGTGCATGTACACCACCACGGTGGTTCCTTatacctagagttgccagctctgcgtCGGTTAGAATTCCTCACTCTTCATGGTAACAACATTACTGGCAtcttcagtttggtgtactggttaggagtgtggacctctaatctggcaagccgggttcgattctgcactccgccacatgcagccagctgcatgaacttggtcacagcgctgataaagctgttctgaccgagctacttcttcttcaatatgccacacttcttcttcttcttgaataacCAATAAGATTATatgtcagaagaagaaaaaaacctttattCAACAGCTGTGGAATAAGTGAATACCGCCCAAATCACCATACAGaagctctggcagggcctcatgggatttgtagtccatggacatctggagaccaacaatttggccaccccagcgATATATCATCCTTGCTCAGCCTATCTCGACAATAACTGGAAGTCCCCTGCCCAGTTTGGATCTTGTTCCCAACTAGCCTGTCTCAGGAACTTCCACCCACCCTGCGCCCCAGTAACAGATGGCCGCCTCCCTTGAAAGGGGCTCCCACTCCCGGAAGCTTCTGCTGGAATTCATTTCGTTAGCCTTCGAACAAGGGCTCCCCTTCCCAGCAGGAGCTCGCACagtgcccacggactacaattcccacaagcccctgtcagcatcgCCAAccggcaggtgctcatgggagtTGTCGTCTGCGGACCTCTGGGGCACCGCCGCCGCCCGAAGGCTTCCGCCGTCACGTGACGCGCGAGGAACAATTCCCCCTCCTTCTCTAACGGTGACCTCTGCTTAGCCGCTCCTCCCGGCGTGTCTCTGTGGTAGCTCGCTGCGGGGGAGCTTCCGGCGGGGACCGGAAGTGGTCCTGAGGCGCTTTCGGGCAGTCCGCTCGTAGCGAGACTCGCCGGTGCTGCGGCGGCCTCTGCCTCCTTCGCGCGGGCTCCCCCTCTCGTTCTCCTTGCCTCCGTCCCCCCTTCGCgtcttgcctccccccaccccttgaccTTCCCCATCCCTCTGGGTGCCCCGGGGCCGCCTCTCAGCTGGACAGCACAGGTGAGCGCGGGGTccccttctgtccccccccccaacacactcccggcgggagggggcggggaaagcGGGAAGGgctggaaatggggggagggtgttCGTTTTCAGATTTCTAAACcgccttcccccctgccccgggggctcagggcggtttacaacatatccATCCAGATTGGAAAAATTTAACGGGATGATGGGATGAGGTTGGCTTTAAAAATAGCTAACTGTATAAGGTAGGGATGGCCAAACTTGTGTTTGGAcgacaattgccatgagcccctgccagcaccatgctggtcggagctcatggacatctggagagctacgatttggccatccctgctatgTACCATCTGGATGTTATTGTTTATGTGGGGAGGCGAATTATTGTTGATGGGCTGGGGTAGAGGGAAAGcaaagcatttgggggggggcattgatgaTATAAAATAACGGTCTGAATTGCTTTTCTCCATGTCTTTGTGTTaattaggtgtgtgtgtgttttttactcCCTTACCTTGAGTGTCTGTGGGACAGGCATCTTTCGTAAATGtaatgcatgcaatttgaacgGATAGCGGATGTGAAGGAAATCTAGAGGAGGCAAATGTGTGTTTGATATGAATCAATGTTGAGCTAGCCATTTTAGATTTAAGCAGGCTTGTTTTCCCGGAAGactccttcagaaaaaaaaaatcctggaagtCTTTGAATACAGAGGAGTTAATGCTCTAAGAAACTTGTTCTGCGAAGAAAGGAGAAGACTAGGGTAATTAGCGCAAAGGAGGGTTGCCAGTTAGCTCCAAGCCTGCAGGGCAGCAATGAACTTCTAACCCGCAACTACATATTCTTTCTGCTGTGATAATAAAAGGATCCTTGCCTTTGACAgcttgggaaatgtgggggtgtGTTCTAGAGGCCatatggataatttttttttgcccAAGTAAATATTAAAATGAAGAGGTGGCTGTTGCAGTTGCTTTTCCTTTCTGAAAATGATAGCCGGCAGTGCTCTACCTTCTAAGCGGAACAATATGGCAATATTATTATCCCCTTATTGCACATGAGATCTGGGAGATAGTGGTTTACTTAAGACCAGTTGGGGATTGCATGGCAAGTGTCATATCTGTCTAGAATCTTTCTGGTTCATTGCTcagactcctccctcctcccaataTGCCACACTAGCTGTTGCTGACGCTTTGATCTTCTGGTGTGAAATTTTCCTAGAACAAATTGCTAGTGCTAATTGCTTGAGAGAAGCAGCTTCCCCACTGAACCTGCAAAATTGGAATGAATTTTCTTTGATCGTCCTAGAAGCTATGATTTTAAGGGAAAAACATTTGTGTACTTACATGCTCACTTGCTCTTGGATGTCATCTAGTGAAATGTACAGTCAAGGCTAAAGGCAAACATGAGCATGAGATGCAATACAACCAACTGATTGAATTCCTCCTCATGTTTTGTGAGGCAGCCTTATATATGTGTGACTAAGGAAAATAAATTAGATacattcatgcagaatatgtctcTGGGTTACTGGCCaaaatccaacatctgtgtcGAGAGATGGTACATCCTGGCTATCAGGCCTGGTTTGGCAGCATCACTGGGCTTATTAAGGAAACGTACGGAAGCAAGGTTGCAAAAAATGTCAGTTCTGCTTTTTAGTGAACATGGCTAGCATGCCAGTTCATCATGATTTGTTGCTTGACTATAGGAACCCTTGAGTATAAATGTGAAGCTGCTTCATATAAGCTCTCCTAGTTAAGTTTTTACCTGATTTCTTTACTGGCCATCTGATAGAACACTCAGGGTCATTTGAGTGCTGCCAGGTTGAAATGGCAAGTGATGCCTGTGTTCTCCAGGAGGCAAAACTGACAGTGCTGGAGTGGCTAATTTACGTTAGGTATAtgatgtttttcttctttgtggaTGAACAGTTTTCAGTGGGCACTGTTGACCACTCTTTTATTGGCATCGTATATTTGCTTTGTACCTGCAGAACCTTCATTGGATGTAGTTCAGTGCTCTGCTTGACATGTGCCTTACAGTTTAGAGGCTGTCGGTTTATTTTCATCATTTATAGCCCATCATTCTTGCACAGACTGAGTCACAGGTGCTTTGAGTAGCTGATTGGTAAGAATATATTTGTGTTCATATCAGTAGTTGTCAGCCAGTGATTGAAGCAAGCCTTTTCATCGCTTGCTGTTACCTGAAAAGCACCAGCAGTACTAAATCCCTTGTCATTTGAGTGAAAGTCATTGTGTATTCATATTAATAAGCAGCATCTCTCTTTGGCTTGGTCAGACCTTGTCAAATCTTTAGGAGCCAGACTTTCAGCCTTCAATGCTTCACATGCAAATGGCCACGTTTTCTAATGATTGCTTGCACAAGTACTAATCCGAACACCTTTCCTAGTTCatcatattttattattgttttggtGGACATGTTGTATACAAATAAAGGGTAATACTTGTTATTACCACCATGACAGAATTCAGTCCAAGAGatcaactagagcaggggtagtcaacctgtggtcctccagatgctcatggactacaattcccatgagcccctgtcagcaaacactggcatgggctcatggaaattgtagtccatgaacatctggaggaccacaggttgactacccctgaactagagtttTGGTATCTGATGAatggactcatgaaagctcagacCCTCAAAAatctaaggagctactggactggATTCTAGCTGCCCTACTGTAGACCAAGTATCCTCTGAAACAACAAAAAGTTAACCTGTACCTTAAGTATAAAACATCTATTTTGAAGAgtagcagaaatgtttttttgggaAACCGTAGTAGAACCCAGAGATTACAAATATGCTCAAGGGGCTCTTGAGACCATCACAAAGCCATTTTCAAGATATCTCTTCAGGACTCCAGTTTCCATTTTTTAGGTGTGTTAATGTATTATGAATATTATACATGGCACCTTTTCATCCCACAAATACCTGTCCTGTCCTTGGCAATCATGGTGGGGCAGAGCTTTTGGAAGCTAGCAGTCCTCCTTCAGTTAAAGATACAGAGGGGGAGTGAACCAGTGTTGTCAGGTGCAGCAGCAGCCAAACTGAAAGACAGTAAGAGAACAGGACTTTTTCTAATGAGGGTGCAAATAAGAGAGGTTTCATTTGTTAAAGGAGTAAATAAACAGGTAAATAGCTGAAGACATCTTAAATCAGTTGTACATTTAAGGCACAGACGCTGTCCAAATATTCACTAGGGCTTTTGCGTTACTTAGGTGACTAGGCAACATCAACAGCAACTGAAAATCCAGTCAACAAAATTGCTTGTTGAAGATAATGACATACAAACAAGCTGGTCATATTAGTTGTGATCTAAAGTGCATGCATTTTGTGCCTGCTCAGTACTACTAGCCCATACCATcctgaattatttatttgttccatCTTTTttgctgaggctcaaggcagattttTCCATAGCACAGGCACCTTTTCAGCCCCACATCATCTTACCTTAACTTTGTGAGTTGAGTTGGGCTTGGGTACGTGTGACTGATGGGAGAGTTACTAAGATAGCTTTATAGCTGAGCAGTTATGCGAGTTCAGGTTTTTCCAGCCTGAGTCTTGTTGGCTTTTGAGTGGTAAAATTGAAATATTGTTGTTCCGCCTACTTAATGGCGtattggttaggagcgtggacttctaatctggcaagccaggtttgatttcccgctcctccacatgcagccagctgggtgaccttgggcttgccacagcactgataaagctattctgaccaagtagtaatatcagggctttctcagcctcacccacctcacagggtgtctgttgtggggagaggaaagggaaggtgattgtaaaccaccttgagactcctggtagagaaaagcatcaacTGAATCTGCTATGGAAATGCATATTAATATTTCAGTGTCAAAATCAAACAGGCTAGGCACACCTGTTCTAGTAATCCTTATAGTGTTGCTTAGATTTATACATTTTGTTTGTGCTTAATCACATTTCCGATTTGATACATGGCCACTCTTTTAACCACTCTTGGAAATGTTGTATGTTTCAAAATGGAAATTTTCTACTCTTCTAAAGCATTTCATTAGGATTTTCATAATATTATAATGCTAAATTCATACAGTAAATACTAAAATTGAAGCATTGTTTGAGTAGGGAGCCTGCCTGCACAGAACTCTGTTCGTCTGCCACAAAGTCAGTCTTGTACTGTGCCAGTCCTAGCTAGTTTTACCTAGGGCACCATGTTATTCAGTCACATCCCATGAAGCGGGCAGGGCTCCCTTGGAAAGTCGATGGAAACTACCCATATCCGTGTCACTTTGGATATGTGCAGCGGTTTTCCTATGTCAGTTTTGCCAGGGTTCATGTTTTGTAGCTTTttagcaaagagagaggggggcTATTTTACAAAAATCCAATTTATAATTCTTATAAAGCAGTGcatgttttacattttattaACTGAGTCCCAATTACCTGATGTCTCAAGCTTGCAAGAATTTGCACAGGATTGTAATTTTTGCATTCAAGTgtaggcttttgttttttttagtcaCATGTGCTCTAGTTTCTGCTTGCAGCTGCTCCAAAATCCCTTATTTTTTTCTCCAACTGGCAAGATTATGGCAGTGAAGGGACCTGGTTTGCTTATAAAAGAAAAAATGTATGGATTAACCAAATGGGAATTTAAGCCCAGTTCTCATTGGGATAATATGTATCTTCAGTGTACTATATTAGTCTTGATGATTCGGGGCTACCAAGAATGAAAACgtctccctgctccctcccaatcCCTTTACATAGAAATCTAAATACAAGGAAGGGAAGTTTTTAGCTTAGCTTTCCCGCTGACATGTTCACATTGTACAAAGGGTTTTGTCTTGGGAGACAGCATTTTGTATCTACAATCTGAAATGGTAACCTCAAGATGtagaccttggactcatcacagtctcccagcccaacccacctcacaaagttgttgtgaggactcAGAGAGAAGAGCCatgtcataagctgctttgggccctgATTATGGAGAAAATTGGAATATAAAATACAAGTTTTAAAAGGGCGCAACACCTGTCTAATACTTTCCAGTGGTCCAGGATAAAGGCAGTCATGACAAGGTCATTAATTAAAGTTTTCCCATCTTTGCTGTCTTTGTGAGTAACCTCTAACAATGCGCTTTTGAGTGTTTTGAAGTACGAACCACTGCCCTTCTTCATAATCTTGTGCTGCTATTAGAAGTTAAATTTCACAGTGGTTGTTGGACTAGAACCGAAAGGAAGATATTTTTTGAGTTTCCTAACGTCTCACGAAGTTGCGTTATTCCATTTCCTTTTGAAAGCCTTCCTTTGTAATAAGAGAACTTAACGGTGGTTAAAATCTGCCTTCAAAATTAAGCCGCCGTGGAATGGAACGGGCTGGAGATTTGGCTGAGGCATTTATATCCGATCTACCATCCTCTCTCCTCTAATCTGTAAGCCattttaaatgaacaaatga
This Paroedura picta isolate Pp20150507F chromosome 11, Ppicta_v3.0, whole genome shotgun sequence DNA region includes the following protein-coding sequences:
- the IDI1 gene encoding isopentenyl-diphosphate Delta-isomerase 1 isoform X1, with protein sequence MWRAARRLVTVAGAVGPGGDGAAAQRVPFTAVCQGRRCFGPTDFPSPLPFAGLRGRAAWPGSGARKITIAAMPEINTDDLDRQQVQLLAEMCIVIDENDNIIGAETKKNCHLNENIEKGLLHRAFSVFLFDSENKLLLQQRSDAKITFPDCFTNTCCSHPLSTPLELEENNAIGVRRAAQRRLQAELGIPLEQVTPEEIFYLTRIHYKARSNGIWGEHEIDYILFVQKNVTLNPDPNEIKSYCYVTQKELEELLEKASQNEIKITPWFKLIAETFLFKWWDNLNHLKKFVDHAKIHRM
- the IDI1 gene encoding isopentenyl-diphosphate Delta-isomerase 1 isoform X2; the protein is MPEINTDDLDRQQVQLLAEMCIVIDENDNIIGAETKKNCHLNENIEKGLLHRAFSVFLFDSENKLLLQQRSDAKITFPDCFTNTCCSHPLSTPLELEENNAIGVRRAAQRRLQAELGIPLEQVTPEEIFYLTRIHYKARSNGIWGEHEIDYILFVQKNVTLNPDPNEIKSYCYVTQKELEELLEKASQNEIKITPWFKLIAETFLFKWWDNLNHLKKFVDHAKIHRM